A genome region from Panthera leo isolate Ple1 chromosome A2, P.leo_Ple1_pat1.1, whole genome shotgun sequence includes the following:
- the IP6K2 gene encoding inositol hexakisphosphate kinase 2 isoform X2, with protein sequence MSPAFRAMDVEPRTKGVLLEPFVHQVGGHSCVLRFNETTLCKPLVPREHQFYETLPAEMRKFTPQYKGVVSVRFEEDEDRNLCLIAYPLKGDHGIVDSVDNSDCEPKSKLLRWTNKKHHVLETEKSPKDWVRQHRKEEKMKSHKLEEEFEWLKKSEVLYYSVEKKGNVSSQLKHYNPWSMKCHQQQLQRMKENAKHRNQYKFILLENLTSRYEVPCVLDLKMGTRQHGDDASEEKAANQIRKCQQSTSAVIGVRVCGMQVYQAGSGQLMFMNKYHGRKLSVQGFKEALFQFFHNGRYLRRELLGPVLKKLAELKAILERQESYRFYSSSLLVIYDGKEWPEVALDSDAEDLEDLSEESADESAGAYAFKPIGTSSVDVRMIDFAHTTCRLYGEDSVVHEGQDAGYIFGLQSLIDIVTEISEESGE encoded by the exons ATGAGCCCAGCCTTCAGGGCCATGGACGTGGAGCCCCGCACCAAGGGCGTCCTGCTGGAGCCCTTTGTCCACCAGGTCGGGGGGCACTCATGCGTGCTCCGCTTCAATGAGACGACCCTATGCAAGCCCCTGGTTCCGAGGGAGCACCAGTTCTACGAGACACTCCCAGCCGAGATGCGCAAATTCACTCCCCAGTACAAAG GTGTGGTATCAGTTCGCTTTGAAGAAGATGAAGACAGGAACTTGTGTTTAATAGCATATCCATTAAAAGGGGACCACGGAATTGTGGACAGTGTAGACAATTCAGACTGTGAACCAAAAAGTAAGCTTCTGAGGtggacaaacaaaaaacatcacgtcctagagacagaaaagagCCCCAAGGACTGGGTGAGACAGCACCGGAAAGAGGAGAAGATGAAAAG CCATAAGTTAGAAGAAGAATTTGAGTGGCTAAAGAAATCTGAAGTCTTGTACTACAGCGTAGAGAAAAAGGGGAATGTCAGTTCCCAGCTTAAACACTATAACCCCTGGAGCATGAAGTGTCACCAGCAACAGTTacagagaatgaaggagaatGCAAAACATCGGAACCAATACA AATTCATCTTACTGGAAAATCTGACTTCCCGCTATGAGGTGCCTTGTGTCCTGGACCTCAAGATGGGTACCCGCCAGCATGGTGATGATGCTTCAGAGGAGAAGGCAGCCAACCAGATCCGCAAGTGCCAGCAGAGCACATCTGCGGTCATCGGTGTCCGTGTGTGTGGCATGCAG GTGTACCAGGCAGGGAGTGGGCAGCTTATGTTCATGAACAAGTACCACGGACgaaagctgtcagtgcagggcttcAAGGAGGcacttttccaatttttccacaatGGTCGGTATTTGCGCCGTGAACTCCTGGGCCCTGTGCTTAAGAAGCTGGCTGAGCTCAAAGCCATTTTGGAGCGACAGGAGTCCTACCGCTTCTACTCAAGCTCCCTATTGGTCATCTATGATGGCAAAGAATGGCCTGAGGTGGCCCTGGACTCAGATGCTGAGGACTTGGAGGACCTGTCTGAGGAGTCAGCTGACGAGTCTGCAGGTGCCTATGCCTTCAAGCCCATCGGCACCAGCTCAGTGGACGTGCGCATGATCGACTTTGCACACACCACCTGCAGGCTGTATGGCGAGGACAGCGTGGTACATGAGGGCCAGGATGCTGGCTATATCTTCGGGCTCCAGAGCCTCATAGACATTGTCACAGAGATAAGCGAGGAAAGTGGGGAGTGA
- the IP6K2 gene encoding inositol hexakisphosphate kinase 2 isoform X1 — MWSKGASWPAQLRSQSQADGRTDRRRTEDSLAAGPRRLPLLPAACVWRMSPAFRAMDVEPRTKGVLLEPFVHQVGGHSCVLRFNETTLCKPLVPREHQFYETLPAEMRKFTPQYKGVVSVRFEEDEDRNLCLIAYPLKGDHGIVDSVDNSDCEPKSKLLRWTNKKHHVLETEKSPKDWVRQHRKEEKMKSHKLEEEFEWLKKSEVLYYSVEKKGNVSSQLKHYNPWSMKCHQQQLQRMKENAKHRNQYKFILLENLTSRYEVPCVLDLKMGTRQHGDDASEEKAANQIRKCQQSTSAVIGVRVCGMQVYQAGSGQLMFMNKYHGRKLSVQGFKEALFQFFHNGRYLRRELLGPVLKKLAELKAILERQESYRFYSSSLLVIYDGKEWPEVALDSDAEDLEDLSEESADESAGAYAFKPIGTSSVDVRMIDFAHTTCRLYGEDSVVHEGQDAGYIFGLQSLIDIVTEISEESGE, encoded by the exons AGCGTCCTGGCCCGCGCAACTGAGGAGCCAAAGCCAGGCAGACGGACGCACGGACAGACGACGGACGGAGGACTCACTGGCCGCTGGACCCCGCcgcctcccccttcttcctgccGCCTGCGTCTGGAGGATGAGCCCAGCCTTCAGGGCCATGGACGTGGAGCCCCGCACCAAGGGCGTCCTGCTGGAGCCCTTTGTCCACCAGGTCGGGGGGCACTCATGCGTGCTCCGCTTCAATGAGACGACCCTATGCAAGCCCCTGGTTCCGAGGGAGCACCAGTTCTACGAGACACTCCCAGCCGAGATGCGCAAATTCACTCCCCAGTACAAAG GTGTGGTATCAGTTCGCTTTGAAGAAGATGAAGACAGGAACTTGTGTTTAATAGCATATCCATTAAAAGGGGACCACGGAATTGTGGACAGTGTAGACAATTCAGACTGTGAACCAAAAAGTAAGCTTCTGAGGtggacaaacaaaaaacatcacgtcctagagacagaaaagagCCCCAAGGACTGGGTGAGACAGCACCGGAAAGAGGAGAAGATGAAAAG CCATAAGTTAGAAGAAGAATTTGAGTGGCTAAAGAAATCTGAAGTCTTGTACTACAGCGTAGAGAAAAAGGGGAATGTCAGTTCCCAGCTTAAACACTATAACCCCTGGAGCATGAAGTGTCACCAGCAACAGTTacagagaatgaaggagaatGCAAAACATCGGAACCAATACA AATTCATCTTACTGGAAAATCTGACTTCCCGCTATGAGGTGCCTTGTGTCCTGGACCTCAAGATGGGTACCCGCCAGCATGGTGATGATGCTTCAGAGGAGAAGGCAGCCAACCAGATCCGCAAGTGCCAGCAGAGCACATCTGCGGTCATCGGTGTCCGTGTGTGTGGCATGCAG GTGTACCAGGCAGGGAGTGGGCAGCTTATGTTCATGAACAAGTACCACGGACgaaagctgtcagtgcagggcttcAAGGAGGcacttttccaatttttccacaatGGTCGGTATTTGCGCCGTGAACTCCTGGGCCCTGTGCTTAAGAAGCTGGCTGAGCTCAAAGCCATTTTGGAGCGACAGGAGTCCTACCGCTTCTACTCAAGCTCCCTATTGGTCATCTATGATGGCAAAGAATGGCCTGAGGTGGCCCTGGACTCAGATGCTGAGGACTTGGAGGACCTGTCTGAGGAGTCAGCTGACGAGTCTGCAGGTGCCTATGCCTTCAAGCCCATCGGCACCAGCTCAGTGGACGTGCGCATGATCGACTTTGCACACACCACCTGCAGGCTGTATGGCGAGGACAGCGTGGTACATGAGGGCCAGGATGCTGGCTATATCTTCGGGCTCCAGAGCCTCATAGACATTGTCACAGAGATAAGCGAGGAAAGTGGGGAGTGA